The Barnesiella propionica genome has a window encoding:
- a CDS encoding autotransporter outer membrane beta-barrel domain-containing protein — MKKQLFALLLGSFFCVNGYSQVFSGGDGSTDSPYLIKKVADLTELATVVNGGNTLSGKLLRLENDITYGSSDTYTTIGFTGSGIAKKFAGTFDGNGHSINGLKLNGAKYVSMFASLDAAGIIKNLTLNAPTLTCTDSYGAFIAAQAAGSVENCKVENGIMTSTSGSYKGGIVGYLQGKVKDCSFSGSITTSVSIGGVVGQNYGDIDNCVCSATIISQSDNSSSVHIGGIASVTLKLGDTSPTITDCYFIGSIQGSVLNNCGGISATLNRGTIERCWNGGYISSTGYCGGIIGSLDAGTIKDCYNAGTLYDTNSEGVGGIAGYKSTASDETIIENCLSIGGIFNSILARNEGSEIVGKKMGEVIINNTFFDSQVTGWNSIDHAKTTKELTTANGISGFDGTIWKFTEGMYPRLIKSAQEDVAILNATPFYLADGEKHGKVYSDFTVSTANDIEWNISSSLAVLNGNTVKVTRGSKIENVTITSYLGNYEKRSLISIYPRIFDGEGTENNPYLIKSKEDMMKLSDATNTQEISFTGEYFKMTQDIDMELDKNFIPFCFTSDILAFDGIFDGNGHAIKNLYIDTQTGEALHSGLFRTIFRNGVVKNLTIDKSCQLKIYRNFGPFVETLYGTLDNCYNYAAVTTAKGYSGGIAAFVQAGGVIRNCYNEGSVSADSDNGFLGGIAYNNDGMIENCQNNGEIIAFYSKAKNAGGIAGTNNGIIKNVLNAGRVTASDIVGGICATNAGQLINVLSLAPVTATATKDNLGSITGTDNGAQYTNVYYDKQIVIYKDILKNVNGITTGNLTKASWKGFGDDEAWSYTDGKYPVLKSFMNTDASELASIPVIFASEDNRLQISSDIILPAKEELVWTLKNGSTFSIGEGSLKYAATNTYASDTLTGTYNGYQKILPISTLGNILEGKGTNENPWLISSADDLIKLSTEVNKSQNNYDGKYFKITEDINMSGSSFIPVAADGITTFNGIVDGNNKTITNLVINLADNSYVGLFGRVGAEGQISNLTIGEGSAVNGKQYVGAFAGSMDGYLTNCKNYASVSATNGNAGGFVGIAYQNVTLSGLTNEGNVSNAKDMTGGIVAEIKTNANKINQVVNRGEISGISKTGGIVGSASNVKIMAASNEGKVTGKTNVGGIGGYLTGTDTICDSFNSGEINGETEIGGIAGYNYKSYSDNEGYFHNLYNAGNVTASSSTAAGILGRGTSPEISACFNVGNITNSKNNLGSTTPGAGGIIGKGNPVITDCYNMGIISAYNNVGGIIAYPNSSYSEMTITNCYSAGPIICTNTGSANAGAILGGQGKLIMNNCYYDRQVIGYSAIGKKEDENETGINTESLTKTDFGSSWSSLENCYPVLTAFSSDNYAKLYRAAILLSNGETEDTYANVTGNFKLSSTNEITWTGDDVFTINGENVGVASNTKGDFKLTAELGQYKREITLTLNTGTSSIEKAENNAASCYATTGGVMISQPTEYAIFTVSGILLQQGKTDSVNRLIQLEKGVYFIKSGNKVYKVAVEK; from the coding sequence ATGAAAAAACAACTATTCGCATTATTGCTTGGAAGTTTCTTCTGTGTAAACGGATACTCCCAGGTGTTCAGCGGAGGAGACGGATCAACAGATTCTCCCTACCTTATCAAGAAAGTAGCAGACCTGACCGAACTGGCCACAGTGGTAAACGGAGGAAACACGTTATCGGGAAAACTATTGCGTCTGGAAAACGATATTACTTACGGTTCTTCCGACACTTATACGACCATAGGTTTTACAGGAAGCGGCATAGCTAAAAAATTCGCAGGTACATTCGATGGAAACGGGCATTCAATAAACGGTCTTAAACTGAACGGAGCGAAATACGTATCTATGTTCGCATCTCTGGATGCCGCCGGAATTATTAAAAACCTGACTTTAAATGCTCCGACTCTTACTTGTACCGATTCATACGGAGCTTTTATTGCTGCACAGGCTGCAGGTTCCGTCGAGAATTGCAAGGTGGAAAACGGGATCATGACTTCTACCTCCGGCTCATACAAGGGAGGGATCGTAGGATATTTGCAAGGAAAAGTCAAAGATTGCTCTTTTTCAGGGTCAATCACTACGTCCGTCAGTATAGGCGGTGTGGTAGGACAAAATTACGGAGATATTGACAATTGCGTTTGCAGTGCAACCATTATTTCCCAAAGTGATAACAGCTCGTCCGTACATATCGGAGGTATAGCGTCTGTCACCTTAAAATTAGGAGATACCTCTCCTACCATTACAGATTGTTATTTCATCGGTTCCATACAAGGTAGTGTGTTAAACAATTGCGGCGGTATCTCTGCCACCCTTAACAGAGGAACCATAGAACGTTGCTGGAACGGCGGATATATCTCATCGACCGGATATTGCGGCGGTATTATCGGATCGCTGGACGCCGGAACCATCAAAGATTGCTACAATGCCGGGACTCTTTACGACACCAATTCTGAAGGCGTAGGCGGTATCGCAGGATATAAATCTACGGCAAGCGATGAAACGATTATTGAAAACTGTTTAAGTATCGGAGGTATATTCAACTCGATCCTGGCACGTAACGAAGGAAGCGAGATCGTAGGAAAAAAAATGGGAGAAGTTATCATAAACAATACTTTCTTCGACTCACAGGTAACCGGCTGGAACAGTATCGATCACGCCAAAACGACTAAAGAACTGACTACTGCCAACGGTATTTCAGGATTCGACGGTACTATATGGAAATTTACGGAGGGTATGTACCCCCGATTAATAAAATCGGCACAAGAAGATGTAGCTATTTTAAATGCGACTCCTTTCTACCTGGCCGATGGAGAAAAACACGGAAAAGTATATTCGGATTTTACCGTTAGTACGGCAAACGATATCGAATGGAATATCAGCAGCAGCCTTGCTGTCTTGAACGGCAATACGGTAAAAGTGACCCGGGGATCAAAAATCGAGAACGTAACAATCACTTCCTATCTGGGAAATTATGAAAAAAGAAGCCTCATCAGTATCTACCCACGCATATTCGACGGGGAGGGAACAGAAAACAATCCTTACCTGATAAAAAGCAAAGAGGATATGATGAAATTATCGGATGCAACCAATACACAAGAGATCAGTTTCACCGGCGAATATTTCAAGATGACGCAAGACATAGATATGGAACTGGATAAAAATTTCATACCCTTCTGTTTTACATCGGATATTCTCGCATTCGACGGCATATTCGACGGCAACGGTCACGCGATCAAAAATCTTTATATAGATACTCAAACCGGAGAGGCATTGCATTCGGGATTATTCCGTACCATATTCCGGAACGGCGTAGTAAAAAACCTGACTATCGATAAAAGTTGTCAATTAAAAATCTACCGGAATTTCGGGCCGTTTGTCGAAACTCTTTACGGAACACTGGATAATTGCTATAATTACGCCGCCGTTACAACCGCTAAAGGTTACTCCGGGGGTATTGCCGCGTTTGTACAAGCAGGAGGAGTGATCCGTAACTGCTATAACGAAGGAAGCGTATCGGCCGATTCAGATAATGGTTTTCTGGGTGGTATTGCCTATAATAACGACGGTATGATTGAGAATTGCCAGAATAACGGTGAAATAATCGCGTTCTACAGTAAAGCAAAAAATGCTGGAGGTATAGCAGGTACGAACAACGGTATCATAAAAAATGTATTGAATGCAGGCCGGGTTACGGCAAGCGATATTGTAGGAGGTATATGTGCCACCAATGCAGGACAGTTGATCAATGTGCTGTCGCTGGCTCCGGTAACAGCGACTGCAACGAAGGACAATCTGGGCAGCATAACAGGTACCGACAACGGCGCTCAATACACAAATGTTTATTATGACAAACAAATCGTAATATATAAAGACATTCTTAAAAATGTCAATGGTATTACGACAGGCAATCTGACCAAAGCTTCCTGGAAAGGTTTCGGAGATGACGAAGCCTGGAGTTACACAGACGGAAAATATCCTGTTCTGAAAAGCTTTATGAATACGGATGCATCCGAACTGGCCTCCATACCGGTTATTTTCGCTTCCGAAGACAACCGCCTTCAGATCAGCAGCGACATCATCCTGCCCGCAAAAGAAGAGCTGGTATGGACTTTAAAAAACGGCAGTACGTTCAGTATAGGAGAGGGATCTCTCAAATATGCCGCTACAAACACATATGCATCGGATACACTTACCGGAACTTATAACGGTTACCAGAAAATTCTTCCTATTTCCACATTAGGAAATATCCTGGAAGGAAAAGGTACAAATGAAAATCCCTGGTTAATAAGTTCCGCCGACGATCTTATCAAACTATCTACAGAGGTCAATAAGTCCCAAAACAATTACGACGGAAAATATTTCAAAATAACTGAAGACATCAATATGTCCGGTTCATCTTTTATTCCTGTGGCGGCAGACGGTATCACGACATTCAACGGTATTGTAGATGGTAATAATAAAACGATTACCAATCTGGTCATCAATCTTGCTGATAATTCGTATGTCGGATTATTCGGAAGAGTGGGAGCCGAAGGACAGATATCCAATCTGACGATCGGAGAAGGATCGGCCGTCAACGGAAAACAATATGTAGGAGCTTTTGCCGGCAGCATGGACGGATATCTGACAAACTGCAAGAACTACGCCAGCGTTTCTGCTACAAACGGCAATGCCGGGGGATTCGTCGGCATCGCTTACCAGAACGTAACATTAAGCGGCCTCACGAATGAAGGAAACGTCAGCAATGCCAAAGATATGACGGGAGGTATTGTTGCCGAAATAAAAACGAACGCCAATAAAATAAACCAAGTAGTCAACCGGGGAGAAATTTCAGGAATTTCAAAAACCGGGGGGATAGTAGGTTCCGCTTCCAATGTAAAAATCATGGCTGCAAGCAATGAGGGCAAAGTAACCGGAAAAACCAATGTAGGCGGTATCGGAGGATATCTGACCGGGACAGACACTATTTGTGACAGTTTCAATAGCGGAGAAATCAACGGAGAAACAGAAATCGGAGGTATTGCCGGATACAACTACAAATCATATTCCGATAATGAAGGTTATTTCCATAACTTATATAATGCGGGAAACGTTACAGCCAGCAGTTCAACGGCTGCAGGTATTCTCGGCCGGGGAACTTCTCCTGAGATATCGGCTTGTTTTAATGTAGGTAATATCACAAATTCAAAAAACAATCTGGGTTCTACTACTCCCGGAGCGGGCGGTATCATAGGTAAAGGAAATCCGGTCATAACAGATTGTTATAATATGGGAATCATCAGCGCATATAATAATGTAGGAGGTATCATAGCATATCCCAATTCGTCTTATTCCGAAATGACAATCACGAACTGTTATTCCGCCGGTCCGATAATCTGTACTAACACCGGTTCGGCAAATGCCGGTGCAATATTAGGCGGACAGGGAAAGCTCATTATGAATAATTGTTATTACGACCGTCAAGTCATCGGATATAGCGCCATAGGCAAAAAAGAAGATGAAAATGAAACAGGTATTAATACGGAAAGCCTGACTAAAACCGATTTCGGGTCGTCCTGGAGTTCACTTGAAAACTGCTATCCCGTACTTACTGCATTCTCTTCTGACAATTATGCCAAATTATACCGCGCTGCAATATTGCTTTCTAACGGTGAAACGGAAGATACTTATGCTAACGTAACCGGAAATTTCAAATTATCTTCAACAAATGAAATAACATGGACGGGCGACGACGTATTTACCATAAACGGAGAAAACGTAGGGGTAGCTTCCAACACTAAAGGCGATTTCAAATTAACCGCGGAATTAGGACAATATAAACGGGAAATAACCCTGACACTTAATACCGGTACTTCAAGCATAGAAAAAGCCGAAAATAATGCCGCATCCTGCTATGCCACAACGGGAGGCGTTATGATTTCCCAGCCGACGGAATATGCAATTTTCACAGTATCAGGCATACTTTTACAACAAGGAAAAACGGATTCGGTTAACAGACTTATCCAACTGGAAAAAGGTGTTTATTTCATAAAATCCGGTAATAAGGTTTATAAAGTTGCTGTAGAAAAATAA
- the kdpB gene encoding potassium-transporting ATPase subunit KdpB, translated as MKKNKNNSLLQKEQIITSLKQSFIKLDPRCMVKSPIMFTVEISTAVMFFVTVYSIFNASQGSFGYNFVVFSVLFFTLLFANFAEAIAEARGKAQADSLRKTREETPAKLVMGDNIRVVSSCELKKGDVFVCESGDVIPADGEIIEGLASIDESAITGESAPVIREAGGDKSSVTGGTKVLSDHIRVQVTSQPGESFLDKMIALVEGASRKKTPNEIALTILLAGFTLVFVIVCITLKPFADYSGAAITIAAFISLFVCLIPTTIGGLLSAIGIAGMDRALQANVITKSGKAVETAGDIDTLLLDKTGTITIGNRKATRFYPMTTQMDFQTFVGYCMLSSVSDETPEGKSVLELGRELRCETRNWDLAGAKKIKFTAETKCSGIDLNDGTQIRKGAYEAIRKIVVNAGNEFPEEAEEIIRNISSNGGTPLAVCVNKEIAGIIELQDIIKPGIQERFARLRKMGVKTVMVTGDNPLTAKYIAEKAGVDDFIAEAKPEDKMEYIKKEQQSGKLVAMMGDGTNDAPALAQANVGVAMNSGTQAAKEAGNMVDLDNDPTKLIEIVEIGKQLLMTRGTLTTFSIANDVAKYFAIVPALFMVALPQLGALNIMNLHSPETAILSAIIFNALIIPVLIPLALKGVAYKPIGASALLRRNLLIYGLGGVIVPFAGIKLIDMFISLFF; from the coding sequence ATGAAAAAGAATAAAAATAACTCTTTGCTCCAAAAAGAGCAGATAATTACAAGTCTGAAACAATCTTTTATAAAGCTGGATCCCCGTTGCATGGTCAAGAGCCCTATCATGTTTACGGTAGAGATCTCTACGGCGGTTATGTTTTTTGTGACCGTATATTCCATATTCAATGCTTCTCAAGGCTCGTTCGGATATAACTTTGTAGTGTTTTCGGTTTTGTTCTTCACTTTGCTGTTTGCCAATTTTGCCGAAGCTATAGCCGAAGCACGTGGTAAAGCACAAGCCGACAGTTTGAGAAAGACCCGGGAGGAAACTCCGGCCAAACTTGTGATGGGAGATAATATCAGGGTGGTAAGCAGTTGTGAATTAAAAAAGGGAGATGTCTTTGTGTGTGAGTCGGGAGATGTTATTCCTGCCGATGGCGAGATTATAGAAGGACTTGCTTCTATAGACGAGAGTGCGATCACCGGAGAGAGCGCTCCGGTAATACGGGAGGCCGGCGGTGATAAAAGCTCCGTGACAGGAGGTACTAAAGTTCTTTCGGATCATATCCGTGTACAGGTCACCAGCCAGCCGGGTGAAAGTTTTCTGGATAAAATGATTGCACTGGTGGAAGGAGCTTCCCGTAAAAAAACTCCTAATGAGATAGCGTTGACTATTTTACTGGCCGGTTTTACCCTGGTTTTCGTGATTGTTTGTATCACCTTGAAACCGTTTGCCGACTATAGTGGAGCCGCTATTACTATTGCCGCATTTATTTCTTTATTCGTATGCCTTATACCTACGACCATAGGGGGATTGCTTTCTGCTATAGGAATCGCCGGCATGGACCGTGCATTACAGGCGAATGTGATCACCAAGTCGGGAAAAGCTGTAGAGACCGCTGGTGATATAGATACTTTATTGCTGGATAAGACAGGGACGATTACAATCGGGAATCGTAAAGCTACCAGATTTTATCCTATGACTACGCAAATGGATTTCCAGACTTTTGTCGGTTATTGTATGCTGTCGTCCGTATCGGATGAGACTCCCGAAGGCAAGTCTGTGTTAGAACTGGGACGTGAACTGAGGTGTGAAACCCGTAACTGGGATCTGGCCGGAGCAAAGAAAATAAAGTTTACGGCGGAGACAAAATGTTCAGGAATCGATCTCAACGATGGTACACAGATCAGGAAAGGAGCCTATGAAGCCATCCGGAAAATTGTTGTCAATGCCGGGAATGAATTTCCGGAAGAAGCCGAAGAGATTATCAGGAATATTTCTTCTAACGGAGGAACCCCTCTTGCCGTTTGCGTGAATAAAGAAATTGCCGGTATTATCGAACTGCAGGATATTATAAAACCGGGAATACAGGAACGTTTTGCCCGGTTGAGGAAGATGGGAGTCAAAACAGTGATGGTGACAGGCGATAATCCTCTTACGGCTAAATATATTGCGGAAAAAGCAGGAGTAGATGATTTTATTGCTGAAGCGAAACCGGAAGATAAAATGGAATACATTAAGAAAGAACAACAGTCGGGAAAGCTGGTCGCTATGATGGGAGACGGAACGAACGATGCGCCGGCACTGGCCCAGGCGAATGTTGGTGTTGCCATGAACAGCGGTACACAAGCTGCTAAAGAAGCTGGAAATATGGTGGATCTGGATAACGATCCTACGAAACTGATAGAAATTGTAGAGATAGGAAAACAATTATTGATGACCCGTGGCACGCTCACGACCTTTTCGATCGCCAACGATGTCGCTAAATATTTTGCTATCGTTCCGGCTCTGTTCATGGTTGCTCTGCCGCAACTGGGAGCTTTGAATATTATGAACCTTCATAGTCCCGAAACGGCTATATTGTCCGCTATTATTTTTAATGCGTTGATAATACCCGTTCTTATTCCTCTGGCACTGAAAGGAGTGGCTTATAAGCCGATAGGAGCATCGGCTCTTTTACGACGCAATCTGCTTATCTACGGCCTGGGCGGTGTGATTGTTCCCTTTGCAGGCATTAAGTTGATCGATATGTTCATAAGTTTATTTTTTTAA
- a CDS encoding sensor histidine kinase, giving the protein MKIKNKLSYGMGALFGMILFLGLVSVGYIVKISADTQSIYDNNNNSLDYARNMLTALETIGTDDAARAIFQENLERQKRNITEDDEKDVTRKLELHYTEYIQTGSSLLLQKIRTDLYHVMSLNMNSVHLKQKMIGDMVHSALLWISVAALLCLVVAAIMFFRFPKSIVEPIKRLTNGILEISQGNYQKRLPVNSNDEFKMVSHSFNKMAESLEEFKAGSLEDILSAKKYIEAIVNSITEPIIGLDKEKRIVFINNEALNILNLKREEVLGKLAAEISLRNDLLRRLIKELLNRDTKKEPLKIYADNKESYFKAFYIPIIIRGEDKEQENRGDVILLRNITEFKELDAAKTTFISTISHELKTPVSAIMMSLQLLEDKRIGELNGEQHQLSESIKENSERLIKIIGELLNMTQVEAGRLQLMPKVTKPIELIDYAINANRVQADKFNCHIEVDYPEKISKLFVDSEKIAWVITNLLSNAIRYSSENGRVVIGARQPDSNEVEIFVKDFGKGIDPRYHESIFDRYFRVPGTKVQGSGLGLSISRDFVEAHNGKLTVESELGKGSCFTLHFKV; this is encoded by the coding sequence ATGAAAATAAAAAATAAGCTATCCTACGGAATGGGCGCACTGTTCGGAATGATCCTTTTTTTAGGTCTGGTGTCGGTAGGATATATCGTGAAAATAAGTGCGGATACACAATCTATTTATGATAATAACAATAATTCCCTCGATTACGCCCGGAATATGCTTACAGCATTGGAGACGATCGGGACAGATGATGCGGCAAGAGCTATATTCCAGGAAAATCTGGAACGTCAGAAACGGAATATCACAGAAGATGACGAGAAAGACGTAACAAGGAAACTGGAATTGCATTATACGGAATATATCCAAACGGGTTCATCTCTGCTATTGCAGAAAATAAGAACCGACTTGTATCATGTAATGAGTTTGAATATGAACTCTGTCCATCTGAAACAAAAAATGATAGGGGATATGGTGCATAGTGCTTTGTTGTGGATAAGTGTAGCTGCATTACTTTGTCTGGTCGTGGCTGCTATTATGTTCTTCCGTTTCCCTAAATCGATCGTGGAACCGATAAAAAGATTGACGAACGGTATTCTGGAGATATCACAGGGAAATTATCAGAAACGGCTTCCGGTAAATTCCAATGATGAATTTAAAATGGTTTCTCACTCCTTTAATAAGATGGCCGAGAGTCTGGAAGAGTTCAAGGCCGGCTCCCTGGAAGATATTCTTTCGGCGAAAAAATATATCGAAGCTATCGTGAACAGTATTACAGAACCCATCATAGGACTCGATAAAGAAAAGAGAATCGTGTTCATAAATAATGAGGCTTTAAACATCCTTAATCTGAAACGGGAAGAGGTTCTGGGAAAGCTTGCCGCTGAAATATCTTTAAGAAATGATCTTTTACGGCGTTTGATTAAAGAACTCTTGAACCGGGATACGAAAAAAGAACCTTTGAAAATCTATGCCGATAATAAAGAGAGTTATTTCAAAGCCTTCTACATACCTATTATTATCCGGGGAGAAGACAAAGAGCAGGAAAACAGGGGAGATGTGATATTATTGCGGAATATAACCGAATTTAAAGAACTGGATGCTGCGAAGACGACTTTTATATCTACCATATCTCATGAACTGAAAACTCCGGTATCGGCTATTATGATGAGCCTGCAATTGTTAGAGGATAAACGTATAGGAGAATTGAACGGTGAACAGCACCAACTATCCGAAAGTATTAAGGAAAATAGCGAACGCCTTATCAAAATCATAGGCGAGCTGTTGAATATGACACAGGTCGAGGCTGGCCGTCTGCAACTTATGCCCAAAGTTACTAAACCTATCGAGCTGATCGATTACGCGATAAATGCCAATCGCGTGCAGGCAGATAAGTTCAATTGCCATATAGAAGTGGATTATCCCGAAAAGATAAGCAAACTGTTTGTAGACAGTGAAAAAATCGCTTGGGTCATTACCAATCTTCTTAGTAATGCTATCCGTTATTCCAGTGAGAACGGGCGCGTCGTTATCGGAGCCAGGCAGCCGGATAGTAATGAAGTCGAAATATTTGTGAAAGATTTTGGAAAAGGTATTGATCCTCGTTATCATGAAAGTATATTCGACCGTTATTTCAGAGTGCCCGGAACTAAAGTACAGGGTAGTGGATTGGGACTGTCTATTTCCAGAGATTTCGTAGAGGCCCATAACGGGAAACTAACGGTAGAAAGCGAGTTAGGGAAGGGCAGCTGTTTTACGTTGCATTTTAAAGTGTAA
- a CDS encoding sensor protein KdpD translates to MDNEKNVQHFLNLIQKSRRGRFKVYIGMIAGVGKSYRMLQEAHELLDSGVDVQIGYIETHGRADTEALAEELPAIPRKKIFYKGKELEEMDIEAILAIRPDIVIVDELAHTNVEGSVNEKRWQDVLQLLDAGINVISAVNIQHIEGLNEEVYDIVGLEVKERVPDSVLEQADEVVNIDLTAEELQNRLKAGKIYKTDKISQAMNNFFKVENILQLRELALREVALRVAQKVEDEVSVSNTKLRHEKFLVCISSNEKTPRRMIRKTARLASYYNTGFIVLYVQTPREASDRISLANQRHLLNHFKLSVELGGEVVQKQCNHVTDGIIEVCKERQITRCCIGVPSLRFLSALLTVWRYKKLIEFLSQSGIDLVILA, encoded by the coding sequence ATGGATAATGAAAAAAATGTACAGCATTTCCTGAATCTTATTCAGAAATCGAGAAGGGGACGGTTCAAAGTCTATATAGGTATGATCGCCGGAGTAGGTAAGTCGTACCGGATGTTGCAGGAAGCCCATGAATTGCTGGATAGCGGCGTGGATGTGCAGATAGGTTACATAGAAACACATGGGCGTGCCGATACGGAGGCATTGGCAGAGGAATTGCCCGCCATTCCCAGAAAAAAGATTTTCTACAAAGGCAAAGAACTGGAAGAGATGGATATAGAGGCGATTCTGGCAATCCGTCCCGATATCGTAATCGTGGACGAACTGGCTCATACCAATGTAGAAGGCAGCGTAAACGAAAAGCGCTGGCAGGACGTGTTGCAGTTATTGGATGCAGGTATCAATGTCATATCTGCCGTCAATATACAGCATATAGAAGGGCTTAATGAGGAAGTGTATGATATAGTAGGGTTGGAAGTGAAAGAAAGAGTTCCCGATAGTGTGTTGGAACAGGCAGATGAAGTCGTGAACATAGATCTCACGGCCGAGGAATTACAGAACAGGCTTAAGGCGGGTAAGATATATAAGACAGATAAGATATCGCAGGCAATGAACAATTTTTTCAAAGTTGAGAATATTCTCCAGTTGCGGGAACTTGCTTTGAGAGAAGTTGCTTTACGGGTGGCACAGAAGGTAGAAGATGAGGTTTCGGTGAGTAATACGAAACTGCGTCACGAGAAATTTCTGGTGTGCATCAGTTCCAATGAGAAGACTCCCCGGAGGATGATAAGAAAGACGGCGAGACTGGCATCTTATTATAATACGGGCTTTATTGTGTTATATGTCCAAACTCCCCGTGAAGCTTCGGATCGCATATCGCTAGCGAATCAAAGGCATTTATTAAATCATTTTAAATTATCGGTAGAGTTGGGAGGAGAGGTGGTACAAAAACAATGCAATCACGTGACGGACGGTATTATTGAAGTTTGTAAGGAAAGGCAGATTACCCGTTGTTGTATAGGAGTCCCGTCCCTGAGGTTTCTGTCCGCCCTGCTGACAGTGTGGCGTTATAAGAAATTAATAGAATTTCTTTCTCAATCCGGTATTGATTTGGTTATTTTGGCATAA
- a CDS encoding K(+)-transporting ATPase subunit C → MKTLLKSLKITIVFCVFFGVCYVFVLWAIAQVASPGHGNAELVTLDGKVVGAANVGQEFTKDIYFWGRPSAAGYAADASAGSNKGPTNEEYLKEVEARVDTFLVHHPYLSRKEVPAEMVTASGSGLDPDITPRCAFIQIRRVAQARGMNEDEVKAIVDKQTERPWLGLFGPSKINVLKLNMALEKSKNE, encoded by the coding sequence ATGAAAACATTATTGAAGTCATTAAAAATAACTATTGTATTCTGTGTATTTTTCGGCGTGTGCTATGTTTTTGTACTATGGGCAATTGCGCAGGTTGCGAGCCCGGGACATGGGAATGCCGAGTTGGTAACGCTTGACGGAAAAGTAGTAGGTGCGGCGAATGTAGGACAGGAATTTACGAAAGATATATATTTCTGGGGGCGTCCTTCTGCCGCGGGATATGCTGCAGATGCTTCTGCCGGAAGTAATAAAGGTCCTACTAACGAAGAGTATTTGAAAGAAGTAGAGGCGCGTGTGGATACGTTTCTGGTGCATCATCCTTATCTATCCCGTAAAGAAGTACCGGCCGAAATGGTGACGGCCAGTGGTTCGGGGCTGGATCCCGATATAACGCCCCGTTGTGCATTCATACAAATAAGGCGTGTTGCCCAGGCTAGGGGGATGAACGAGGATGAGGTAAAAGCTATCGTGGATAAACAGACCGAGAGGCCTTGGCTTGGTTTGTTTGGTCCGTCAAAAATAAATGTCCTTAAATTAAATATGGCACTTGAAAAATCAAAAAACGAATAA